A stretch of Dama dama isolate Ldn47 chromosome 22, ASM3311817v1, whole genome shotgun sequence DNA encodes these proteins:
- the GNB3 gene encoding guanine nucleotide-binding protein G(I)/G(S)/G(T) subunit beta-3 translates to MGEMEQLRQEAEQLKKQIADARKACADTTLGELVSGLEVVGRVQMRTRRTLRGHLAKIYAMHWATDSKLLVSASQDGKLIVWDTYTTNKVHAIPLRSSWVMTCAYAPSGNFVACGGLDNMCSIYSLKSREGNVKVSRELSAHTGYLSCCRFLDDNNIVTSSGDTTCALWDIETGQQKTVFVGHTGDCMSLAVSPDFRLFISGACDASAKLWDVREGTCRQTFTGHESDINAICFFPNGEAICTGSDDASCRLFDLRADQELTTYAHESIICGITSVAFSLSGRLLFAGYDDFNCNVWDSMKCERVGILSGHDNRVSCLGVTADGMAVATGSWDSFLKIWN, encoded by the exons ATGGGGGAGATGGAGCAGTTGCGGCAGGAAGCGGAGCAGCTCAAGAAGCAGATTGCA GATGCCAGGAAAGCCTGTGCCGACACTACCCTGGGAGAG CTGGTGTCTGGCCTTGAAGTCGTGGGACGCGTGCAGATGCGGACACGGCGGACCTTAAGGGGACACCTGGCCAAGATCTACGCCATGCACTGGGCCACCGACTCTAA GCTGTTGGTAAGCGCCTCGCAAGATGGGAAGCTGATCGTGTGGGACACATACACCACCAACAAG gtCCACGCCATCCCACTGCGCTCCTCCTGGGTCATGACCTGTGCCTACGCCCCATCAGGGAACTTCGTGGCCTGTGGGGGGCTGGACAACATGTGTTCCATCTACAGTCTCAAATCCCGGGAGGGCAACGTCAAGGTCAGCCGGGAGCTGTCAGCTCACACAG gTTATCTCTCCTGCTGCCGTTTCCTGGACGACAACAACATCGTGACCAGCTCCGGGGACACCACGTG TGCCCTGTGGGACATCGAGACTGGGCAGCAGAAGACTGTGTTTGTGGGGCACACGGGGGACTGCATGAGCCTGGCTGTgtcccctgacttcagactcttcatctccGGGGCCTGCGATGCCAGCGCCAAGCTCTGGGACGTGCGGGAGGGGACCTGCCGGCAGACTTTCACCGGCCACGAGTCGGACATCAACGCCATCTGC TTCTTCCCCAACGGAGAGGCCATTTGCACGGGCTCAGACGACGCCTCCTGCCGCCTGTTTGACCTGCGGGCCGACCAGGAGCTGACCACCTATGCCCATGAGAGCATCATCTGCGGCATCACGTCTGTGGCCTTCTCGCTCAGCGGTCGCCTGCTCTTCGCAGGCTACGACGACTTCAACTGCAATGTGTGGGACTCCATGAAGTGCGAGCGCGTGG GCATCCTCTCCGGCCATGACAACAGGGTCAGCTGCCTGGGGGTCACAGCTGATGGGATGGCTGTGGCCACCGGTTCCTGGGACAGCTTCCTCAAAATCTGGAACTGA